The Paenibacillus uliginis N3/975 genome has a window encoding:
- a CDS encoding transglutaminase domain-containing protein yields the protein MLSAWSDSVREGNGITILLLFIVAFSLIQGWTRGASRSAGKLAFFLGDALLRLISIGISVPFTLWLSPKASAWLESLGSQIPDRELKLWEQIYYTFVKSMADFALLRFAVLFMISYCLIVFILRLLVSLTIGGSLGLFGLKKDKPSTIASRLAGAGIGAVMGVARGIVVIAILFIWVSLYPDHSFSRYVESSPVYQDGAQAVMEPLSGSLVRDKLPVFTQSVQEELNGIMQQKYEVIDHSIPEGIEQTAAHVVKGTATDEEKARKLYDWVGTRVSYDYDKVKAYEEQRIWHEQTPQDTYDTRSGVCIDYARLYSMMARSQDMKVRVVTGRGYNGQGGYGPHAWNEVYLSEKQQWIPLDPTWAQSGNWFNPPRFNETHIKEQVF from the coding sequence ATGTTATCGGCATGGAGTGACAGCGTGCGGGAAGGCAATGGTATTACCATCCTGCTGCTGTTTATCGTAGCCTTTTCTTTAATACAGGGTTGGACTCGGGGAGCTTCCCGTTCGGCAGGGAAGCTTGCTTTTTTTCTCGGTGACGCTCTTCTGCGTCTAATTAGTATAGGTATTTCAGTTCCATTTACACTATGGCTGTCACCCAAAGCTTCTGCATGGCTGGAATCACTGGGAAGCCAGATTCCTGACCGAGAGCTTAAGCTGTGGGAGCAAATCTATTATACCTTTGTCAAATCTATGGCTGATTTTGCACTGCTGCGATTTGCGGTTCTCTTTATGATCAGTTACTGTCTGATTGTCTTTATACTTCGTTTATTAGTGTCATTGACGATCGGCGGCAGTTTGGGGCTGTTCGGTCTGAAGAAAGATAAACCGTCTACAATTGCTAGTCGTCTGGCAGGAGCAGGAATCGGTGCCGTTATGGGAGTAGCTCGAGGGATTGTTGTCATTGCAATTCTGTTCATATGGGTTAGTCTTTATCCGGATCATTCGTTCAGCAGATATGTTGAGTCATCACCTGTATACCAGGATGGTGCACAGGCGGTCATGGAACCATTGTCGGGTTCTCTGGTTCGTGACAAACTACCTGTATTTACTCAATCGGTTCAGGAAGAGCTGAACGGCATTATGCAGCAAAAGTATGAGGTCATTGACCATTCGATTCCGGAAGGTATCGAACAAACGGCTGCACATGTAGTTAAAGGGACGGCAACGGACGAGGAAAAGGCCCGCAAACTTTATGATTGGGTAGGAACACGAGTGTCGTACGATTATGACAAAGTAAAAGCCTATGAGGAGCAGCGGATTTGGCATGAGCAAACTCCTCAGGATACTTACGATACCCGTTCCGGGGTATGCATCGATTACGCACGTCTATACTCCATGATGGCCCGCTCCCAGGATATGAAGGTAAGAGTAGTTACAGGGCGGGGGTACAACGGTCAAGGCGGCTATGGGCCCCATGCATGGAATGAGGTTTACCTGAGCGAGAAGCAGCAGTGGATACCGCTTGACCCAACGTGGGCACAGAGCGGGAATTGGTTTAATCCTCCCCGGTTTAATGAGACGCATATTAAAGAGCAGGTATTCTAA
- a CDS encoding peptidoglycan D,D-transpeptidase FtsI family protein, with amino-acid sequence MNLFKPDKRKLDEGDAGRQFNMRINLFFFSTFIIFCAIIVRLAILQFVEGPELTEQETGGHTKNFPLQPIRGSIIDASGTPLAYSKPSNALYVILLKNYSQKLDKGRENRTEIKKTAKDIVKAFNKLGDGNPDNKMTFEEVIKALDLDSQKQHGYEPRRIKGDLTDKEVAYFVENKDLFPGIEIVEENIRFYDKDTVAVQTIGYLMEFKRVKSFEKYEKIDKKNKNQKDPALKYTETERVGVDGLEMMFQNELRGKNGYMSIPINPQNMIDGVPTMVPPEKGYNIYSTIHKEIQMKTEQAIVDQIKWLHSTPFSGRTHPEAITGYAVAMEVDTGNVVAMASIPDYDPNVWKDGTNDLDSVRPYIGNGTISPYSSGRSARGLDSIPWLGSTIKPLSVLIGLNEGLFGVNTSYHDQGYAQIGNDKNARPSNSGGKALGSIDPAKAIEQSSNAFMVDMVGEGLYGKYGAEGIDVWHRYMTDFGLGVAPGSGLPNEHRGKKDYDKIKQAGSPLAALAYASFGQSGGYSTLQLAQYTAMLANKGERIKPQLSSKIETQDGKLVKTFKREVLSKVDIPDRYWNEVIQGMNTQGLPSFEGFGYDFARKTGTSQMEIYVDGKRILTDNGVFIAFAPRKNPKLAVAVIIPEGGFGAYSAAPVARKIFDAYDEVYGLDGTPHPKKAESVDEGAEGSDKPDDSDAESTE; translated from the coding sequence GTGAATCTTTTTAAGCCGGATAAACGAAAGCTGGATGAAGGAGATGCCGGAAGGCAATTTAATATGAGAATTAATTTGTTCTTCTTCAGTACGTTTATTATTTTTTGTGCCATCATTGTTCGTCTTGCTATTTTGCAATTTGTTGAAGGGCCTGAACTAACGGAACAGGAAACGGGTGGTCATACCAAGAACTTTCCGCTGCAGCCGATTCGAGGCAGTATCATTGATGCTTCAGGAACTCCGCTGGCTTATTCTAAGCCATCTAATGCTCTCTATGTGATACTGCTGAAGAACTATAGCCAAAAGTTAGATAAAGGCCGGGAAAACCGAACGGAAATTAAGAAGACCGCAAAGGATATTGTGAAAGCATTTAACAAATTGGGCGATGGGAATCCCGATAACAAGATGACGTTTGAAGAGGTCATTAAGGCGCTTGATCTGGATTCACAGAAGCAGCACGGTTATGAGCCAAGGCGGATTAAAGGGGATCTGACCGATAAAGAGGTTGCGTATTTCGTGGAAAACAAGGACCTGTTTCCAGGAATCGAAATTGTCGAGGAGAACATCCGATTTTATGACAAGGATACGGTGGCTGTTCAAACGATTGGTTACCTCATGGAATTTAAGAGAGTCAAAAGTTTTGAGAAATACGAAAAAATCGATAAGAAAAACAAGAACCAGAAAGATCCCGCTCTAAAATACACGGAAACGGAACGTGTTGGTGTGGATGGACTGGAAATGATGTTCCAGAATGAACTGCGTGGCAAAAACGGATATATGAGCATACCGATCAATCCGCAAAATATGATTGACGGCGTCCCGACGATGGTTCCGCCGGAGAAAGGCTATAACATCTACAGCACGATTCATAAAGAAATTCAGATGAAAACCGAGCAGGCGATTGTGGACCAGATCAAGTGGCTGCATTCGACTCCGTTCTCAGGCAGAACCCATCCGGAGGCCATAACAGGTTATGCGGTTGCGATGGAAGTGGATACTGGAAACGTGGTTGCGATGGCAAGCATTCCGGATTATGACCCCAACGTGTGGAAAGACGGTACGAATGATTTGGACAGCGTGCGCCCTTATATCGGGAACGGTACGATTTCGCCTTACAGCAGCGGTCGTTCAGCAAGAGGTCTGGATTCGATCCCCTGGCTGGGTTCCACAATTAAGCCGCTAAGTGTGCTGATCGGTTTGAACGAAGGATTATTTGGGGTCAATACTTCTTATCATGACCAAGGTTATGCTCAAATTGGTAATGACAAGAATGCAAGGCCCTCTAACTCAGGAGGGAAAGCATTAGGTTCCATCGATCCTGCCAAAGCGATTGAACAGTCTTCGAATGCCTTCATGGTTGATATGGTTGGTGAGGGGTTGTATGGCAAATATGGGGCTGAAGGTATTGATGTATGGCACAGGTATATGACAGACTTTGGTTTGGGAGTGGCACCAGGATCCGGATTGCCAAATGAACATCGAGGAAAAAAAGACTATGACAAGATTAAACAGGCAGGCAGTCCACTTGCTGCACTAGCCTATGCTTCGTTTGGTCAATCCGGCGGTTATTCGACGCTTCAGCTTGCTCAATATACGGCGATGCTGGCAAATAAAGGTGAACGAATTAAGCCGCAGCTGTCCAGCAAAATCGAGACACAGGATGGTAAACTTGTGAAAACCTTTAAACGAGAGGTCCTCAGTAAAGTAGATATTCCTGACAGGTATTGGAACGAAGTGATCCAAGGGATGAACACGCAGGGTCTTCCTTCATTTGAGGGGTTTGGTTATGACTTTGCACGCAAAACGGGTACGTCCCAGATGGAAATCTACGTAGATGGAAAACGAATCCTGACCGACAACGGTGTCTTCATTGCATTTGCACCGCGGAAGAATCCCAAACTTGCCGTAGCTGTAATCATCCCGGAAGGCGGTTTTGGTGCTTACAGCGCCGCTCCCGTCGCCCGCAAAATATTTGATGCCTATGATGAGGTGTACGGGTTGGACGGCACACCGCATCCTAAGAAAGCGGAATCCGTAGATGAGGGTGCTGAAGGATCAGATAAACCAGACGATTCAGACGCAGAAAGCACGGAATAA